DNA from Quercus lobata isolate SW786 chromosome 1, ValleyOak3.0 Primary Assembly, whole genome shotgun sequence:
CATATCAATCAGACAAAACGCAACATTAACAACAGCATTCCTGAGTattaactaataaataaaaggaatgaACTTGTATCTAACTTTAGTTGCATACTCCATATACCTCTCTCCAAATGTCTCAACCATCAAAGCCTCCTCGAGTTTTGCCTTCTGCTCAtagtaaaacaaacaaactgcTGCAACAAACAGCAAGCTCAAAGGTGCTCGAAGTGCAACACAGTAAGTGGCAAACAGTAGCATTGTAGACGAATATATTGGATGACGGACCCAACGATACGGCCCAAACTGCACCACAGCAGTTGGCACAACCACCTTTTCTGAATACTTTGCAAGATACAACGTTGAATTATACTGCATTAACATTGTCAATATTATCAAAATCCAAACCCCCACATTTGTCCACCCTCCAGGAATGCGATGCAGCTCAGGCCCTTCAAATGCAGCCAACCAGTGCCCAACCATAACTccaacacaaaacaaaaggcGATACCACTTGGGCGGATTCACACCCCACTTGGGATCATGTGGACGAGCATAGTAATCCCCATATAACCTTTTCCTTACACTAacattgaagaaaaagaaataatggtATACAAAGAAGAACACAAAAGGCCAACCTTCAAGATAGCCATTGAAATGGGCTGGTGGGACAAGAGTGAGCCAAGTAAACGTGGAAGTAACAATGGCAAGTTGCTCAAATATGTTTGCTTCACCAATTAAATGCTTACGAAAGCTATATAATCCGTAAATTGCAAGCGCTATCGCCACAAACCATGGCCAGAACAACCATGTCCAGCTGAAGTACATCCAGAAAAAGGGGTTGAAGAGCATATTTACAGTCCATTTTGTGGCTGCAATGGCAATGGATAAGACCCCAGACCACTTCACAACATCAATTGGAGTTAACTGAGAAAGGGTTTTCTTCAACGAATCAAGTGAGAGGTTTTTGAGGGGTTTTAGCAATGGGTTCTGAGAATCCGAGCTGGTAGTGTTGGAATATGAGCATTTGAGAGGAGTTAACAAATGGGTTCTTGCTCTTGTCGGCGAAAATGCCAATGGGCTTGCATTAAATTGCCAATGTGATGGGGATTTGATGGGTTTAAGACTTTGGTGGCGCTGATAATTGGTGCTTGGCAAGTGTTTGTTGAAATGTCTGAAAGAGAGTTTGTTGTTTGTGAGTGTTATACCAAAAGGGAGGGTTTTTGAGTGGAGGACAATTGAGCTGGCTTCCATGGTTGATTGAGGCAAAACAGCAATGAATTTCTAAGACAATTTAGCAAATAAGTTGAGCACTAAGCATTGCTTTGAGTAGAAAATGAAGCAAAGGGAAACGCGGAAGAGATTCATGTTCTTCTGTATCAGTCACTGTGTCGTCGACAATGTAgctaaggctttttttttttttttgtgtgtgtgtgtgtgtcttgaCTTTTGAGTTTTGTCAACATTTTGGTTCGATGGGAGTTTGGGTTTTGATCATATGTGGGTTAATTGGGCCCAGCCCATCTTAGTAATGGCAAAAGTTTGAGTTATGATTTGTTAGAGAAGGgtgaaaaataagagagagaaaatacgGGAGAAGGGAGGTAAGGGAAGAGTAGGGAAAtaagcatattttttttcttgggaaaTGTTAAGGAATGTCTTAAGGCATTGATTTAGGAatcatttgtaaaaatattttataaaaaatgataaagtaattaatttttctgacagttttttaatatttcttataaaaatagtattaaaaacttttataatatgatgatttattaataattacccTAAAGTAATAtaaccattttttcttttatatcttGGGTGGCAAATGGCCATTGTGTGGATCCCACCTTAAAAATtcaccattttttctttttccttccaaTTAAGAGGAATAAAACAAGATGACGAGTGAAGAAGGGAAATAACTCtatcttttcctcttcttcttttttttttcctcttttttccattctcttttctcttcccttaatcaGTGTTAAGCAAAAAGCTTCTCATACAAGAATAaagttaaaattcaatttattccCTTGATTTTTACTTTAGTTATAATTTAGATTATAAGGGTTAatttatgtcaatttagtccctacattaTCAAAAGGGGTAATTATAATAAACCCACTTGTGATTTGGTCCAAAATCACTTTGTCTATCAGTGATTTAAAAGATGTCACTTTATCCACCTAAGGTAAGTTCCGTTTGTCTTTCGTAACCCACCTTTGTTAAAAACAAGGGTAAATAGGTATTTTTGTTAtccttttatgtctctctcctctcaaaacaataaaacacaTACAAAACAAGATCAACCCTTTGGCTAGTGAATAGGGGTTGGCTTCAGTTTTGGACCACGAATAGGGGCTGGCCTGATATCACCCTTTGGCTCTCCATTCACCATCAAAACCATTACCTTATTTTCCTTCTCTCATTTCTAATGAAGATCGACCCTCCTTTTATAAATTGTGGGAGGTGATGGTTTATTACAAATGTTGAATGCCTATTGATAACGTTTGCATTGCAAAATCAGGTAtaattaggggtgtgcatgagTCGAGTTGAGGAGTTtcttcaacccaacccattatggtgggttaaaaaaatccaacccaacccacatggattgggttgaacaatttctttttacttattattattattattattattattattattattattaaattgagcaatAGAATAACACCACcacaaataagagaaaatttataatcaaataatCATAAGCGTAATATCAAACCAACACAAATT
Protein-coding regions in this window:
- the LOC115986605 gene encoding uncharacterized protein LOC115986605, which translates into the protein MEASSIVLHSKTLPFGITLTNNKLSFRHFNKHLPSTNYQRHQSLKPIKSPSHWQFNASPLAFSPTRARTHLLTPLKCSYSNTTSSDSQNPLLKPLKNLSLDSLKKTLSQLTPIDVVKWSGVLSIAIAATKWTVNMLFNPFFWMYFSWTWLFWPWFVAIALAIYGLYSFRKHLIGEANIFEQLAIVTSTFTWLTLVPPAHFNGYLEGWPFVFFFVYHYFFFFNVSVRKRLYGDYYARPHDPKWGVNPPKWYRLLFCVGVMVGHWLAAFEGPELHRIPGGWTNVGVWILIILTMLMQYNSTLYLAKYSEKVVVPTAVVQFGPYRWVRHPIYSSTMLLFATYCVALRAPLSLLFVAAVCLFYYEQKAKLEEALMVETFGERYMEYATKVRYKFIPFIY